From a single Chloracidobacterium thermophilum B genomic region:
- a CDS encoding ParA family protein, translating to MRVAIFNQSGGVGKTSLTRDLGYELATRGQRVLVIDADPQGTLGSFLGMEPAARPREETFWAAVCDGAEAAPRLWPTEFDLTIGLANRFLVGDELSLMQQSDPARLLAVVEAHLTAYDWVLFDCPPKISEITLQILLAADALLAPVQTEAKSVESFAEVQLEVVRAQRRRKNMRLPPLRVLGVVPTLYNPRLVLHRHHYAELTGRICPSFGFHVFSPIRDYVAVSEAGTRRQPLKCYAPRCPAAADVAALATAVLQMSSDHG from the coding sequence ATGCGCGTGGCAATTTTCAACCAGTCGGGTGGGGTGGGAAAAACGTCGCTGACGCGCGACCTGGGCTATGAACTGGCCACACGCGGTCAGCGGGTGCTCGTCATTGACGCCGACCCGCAGGGAACGCTCGGCAGCTTTCTGGGGATGGAACCGGCGGCGCGCCCCCGCGAGGAGACATTCTGGGCCGCCGTCTGCGACGGCGCAGAAGCCGCTCCGCGCCTGTGGCCGACGGAGTTTGACCTGACCATCGGACTGGCCAACCGGTTTCTCGTGGGCGACGAGCTGAGCCTGATGCAGCAGAGCGATCCGGCCCGGCTGCTGGCTGTGGTCGAGGCGCACCTGACGGCCTACGACTGGGTGCTGTTTGACTGCCCGCCGAAGATTTCCGAAATCACGCTTCAGATTCTGCTGGCGGCCGATGCCCTGCTGGCCCCCGTCCAGACCGAGGCCAAGTCGGTGGAGAGCTTCGCCGAGGTGCAACTGGAGGTCGTCCGGGCGCAGCGGCGGCGCAAGAACATGCGGCTGCCGCCGCTGCGGGTGCTGGGCGTGGTGCCGACGCTGTACAACCCCCGTCTGGTGCTGCACCGCCACCACTACGCCGAACTCACCGGGCGGATTTGCCCCTCGTTCGGGTTTCACGTCTTCAGTCCCATTCGGGACTATGTGGCTGTCTCCGAAGCCGGTACGCGGCGGCAGCCGCTCAAGTGCTATGCACCCCGGTGTCCGGCGGCGGCCGATGTGGCCGCGCTGGCGACGGCGGTGCTCCAGATGTCATCTGACCACGGGTGA
- a CDS encoding ParB/RepB/Spo0J family partition protein, translated as MSKSKRFATSTTLSPARLSALADHVAAELGAEPAARVLDVPLDALRENPYQPRRTFDADALRDLTASIQQHGILQPLIGRREADGRVTVIAGHRRWQAARAAGLSAVPVVLRSEVSDADLQVLALIENLQREDLHAVEKARALGAVARRFPTQAQAAQALGMKRSALAMWLRVLELDAAVLEVCATIPQCSLRMLLDLLALAPARRLAAARRLALGPSAGPAPEAGRAPAREGGQPAAAPTRKAEAPAGAAVFRFAYRLPDKPATLRVTVTTTARRAVTTAAEVRAALQAALDRLAAGEA; from the coding sequence ATGTCCAAAAGCAAGCGATTTGCCACAAGTACGACCCTTTCGCCCGCCCGCCTGTCGGCGCTGGCCGACCACGTGGCGGCTGAACTGGGGGCGGAGCCGGCGGCCCGGGTGCTGGACGTGCCGCTCGACGCGCTGCGGGAAAATCCCTACCAGCCACGGCGTACCTTCGATGCCGACGCCCTGCGCGACCTGACGGCTTCAATACAGCAGCACGGGATTTTGCAGCCGCTCATCGGGCGGCGCGAAGCCGATGGGCGGGTGACGGTCATTGCCGGCCACCGGCGCTGGCAGGCGGCCAGAGCGGCCGGGCTGTCGGCGGTGCCCGTCGTGCTGCGGTCGGAAGTCTCGGATGCCGACCTGCAGGTGCTGGCGCTCATCGAGAACCTTCAGCGGGAAGACCTCCACGCCGTGGAAAAGGCACGCGCACTGGGGGCGGTGGCGCGGCGGTTTCCGACCCAGGCGCAGGCGGCGCAGGCGCTGGGGATGAAGCGGTCGGCGCTGGCGATGTGGCTGCGCGTGCTGGAGCTGGACGCCGCCGTGCTGGAAGTCTGCGCGACGATTCCCCAGTGTTCGCTGCGGATGCTGCTCGATCTGCTGGCATTGGCTCCGGCGCGGCGGCTGGCCGCCGCCAGGCGGCTGGCCCTGGGGCCGTCCGCCGGGCCGGCCCCGGAAGCCGGACGCGCCCCCGCCCGCGAGGGAGGACAACCGGCGGCCGCACCGACCCGGAAGGCGGAAGCGCCGGCCGGGGCGGCGGTCTTCCGGTTTGCCTACCGCCTGCCGGACAAGCCCGCCACGCTGCGGGTGACGGTGACGACGACGGCCCGCCGGGCGGTGACAACGGCGGCCGAGGTGCGGGCGGCCCTTCAGGCGGCGCTCGACCGGCTGGCCGCCGGGGAGGCGTGA
- a CDS encoding TonB-dependent receptor, whose product MKTLTTWQTLGCFLALGAGWMAATITPTPAQERRTTSGPSQSKGALRGQVTDETGAVIGGANVTLTDAAGKRLSATSDELGSFTLANLPPGTYTLHVEMEGFKPYEDITVTIAPGRRENVTIKLAIEVAEQVQVNSEAPVSTAPDNNAGAIVLRGKDLEALPDDPDDLQSALQALAGPSAGPNGGQIFVDGFSGGRLPSKNAIREIRINANPFAAEFDQIGFGRIEILTKPGSDSFRGSAFFNAGDAIFNSRNPFTPRRASFQQRQYGLNLGGPLKKGKASFALDAERRETDDNANLNATILDANLNPTSFARAVVVPRRQWEITPRFDVQLSEKHTLVGRYSFNSSRISNGGLSSFSLPEQALSNELRDHRLQLTETAILSPSAVNETRFQFVRTTLATTPALDTPAINVQGAFIGGGAQTGNARSSTNRFEVNNFTTWTVGDHTIKFGGRYRYIRTEDISPNNFGGTYIFAGGVAPELDANNQPVPGSVVQITSLERYRRTLLGQRLGLPPAQIRALGGGATQLTLSAGNPLATVGQHDVGVFAQDDWKVRPNLTLSYGLRYENQTNIASNFNFAPRVGLAWGLDGRNGGQTRTVLRFGAGVFYNRIDESLTLQARRFDGQTQQQFIVADPALLDLFPAIPPAELLAPFRRAQNIRRLNNAIQAPYSIQSNIGIERQLPKGVVASVNYIFNRTLHALRTRNVNAPLPGTFNPRQPGSGVFPLGPIGNVFETESTGKLIQHQLVIGVRTGFNSRFSLGAFYRLSKAESDTDGAFIQPADPYDLRAEFGRSSLDIRHNLFMFSNFNLPFGITLSPFVIARSGAPFNITVGRDLNGDTVFNDRPAFATDLTRPSVVTTRFGTFDTEPLPGQRLIPRNFAQGPGFFIINLRLAKTFGFGPKREGGPDASAAGGSRGGGRRGGGGGGFGGFGGFGGFGGFGGGSGSDRRFSLTFSVQVQNLLNRVNPGPPVGNLASPFFGQSTNTAGFFGGRFGGGEPVDAGNRRVILSLRFNF is encoded by the coding sequence ATGAAAACGCTGACGACCTGGCAAACCTTGGGATGCTTTCTGGCGCTGGGCGCCGGCTGGATGGCGGCAACCATCACGCCCACGCCGGCCCAGGAACGCCGCACAACCTCCGGACCCAGCCAGAGCAAGGGGGCCTTGCGGGGGCAGGTGACGGACGAAACCGGCGCCGTCATCGGCGGCGCCAACGTCACCCTGACCGACGCCGCCGGCAAACGCCTGTCCGCCACCAGCGACGAACTGGGGAGCTTCACCCTTGCCAACCTGCCGCCCGGCACCTACACGCTGCATGTGGAAATGGAAGGCTTCAAGCCCTACGAGGACATCACGGTGACGATTGCGCCGGGGCGGCGGGAAAACGTCACCATCAAGCTGGCCATCGAGGTGGCCGAACAGGTGCAGGTCAACTCCGAAGCGCCCGTTTCGACGGCCCCGGACAACAATGCCGGGGCCATCGTGCTGCGCGGCAAGGACCTCGAAGCCCTGCCCGATGACCCCGATGACCTGCAAAGCGCCCTGCAGGCCCTGGCCGGACCTTCCGCCGGCCCCAACGGCGGGCAGATTTTCGTGGATGGCTTTTCCGGCGGACGGCTTCCCTCGAAGAACGCCATCCGGGAAATCCGCATCAACGCCAACCCCTTTGCCGCCGAGTTCGACCAGATTGGCTTCGGGCGGATCGAAATCCTGACCAAGCCGGGCAGCGACAGCTTCCGTGGCTCGGCGTTTTTCAACGCCGGAGATGCCATCTTCAACTCCCGCAATCCGTTCACCCCGCGCCGCGCGTCCTTCCAGCAGCGGCAGTATGGACTCAACCTCGGCGGCCCGCTCAAAAAAGGCAAGGCGTCGTTTGCCCTGGATGCCGAGCGCCGGGAAACGGATGACAACGCCAACCTCAATGCCACCATCCTCGACGCCAATCTCAACCCGACGAGCTTTGCGCGCGCCGTCGTCGTCCCCCGGCGGCAGTGGGAGATCACACCGCGCTTTGACGTGCAGTTGAGTGAAAAGCACACGCTCGTTGGCCGCTACAGCTTCAACAGCAGCCGCATCAGCAACGGCGGGTTGTCTTCCTTCAGCCTGCCGGAGCAGGCGCTGTCCAACGAACTGCGCGACCACCGGCTGCAACTGACCGAAACGGCGATTCTGTCACCTTCCGCCGTCAACGAGACGCGCTTTCAGTTCGTGCGGACGACCCTGGCCACGACCCCGGCGCTGGACACCCCGGCCATCAACGTTCAGGGGGCGTTCATTGGCGGCGGCGCCCAGACCGGTAACGCGCGTTCCAGCACCAACCGCTTTGAGGTCAACAACTTCACCACCTGGACCGTGGGCGATCACACGATCAAGTTCGGCGGACGCTACCGCTACATCCGCACGGAGGACATCTCGCCCAACAACTTCGGCGGGACGTACATTTTTGCCGGCGGTGTCGCTCCGGAACTCGATGCCAACAACCAGCCCGTTCCCGGTTCGGTCGTGCAGATCACCAGCCTCGAACGCTACCGCCGGACGCTGCTCGGCCAACGGCTCGGCCTGCCGCCGGCGCAGATTCGCGCCCTTGGCGGCGGAGCCACGCAGCTTACGCTGTCGGCTGGCAACCCGCTCGCCACGGTGGGGCAGCACGATGTGGGAGTGTTTGCCCAGGACGACTGGAAAGTGCGCCCGAACCTGACGCTGAGCTACGGGCTGCGGTACGAAAACCAGACCAACATTGCGAGCAACTTCAACTTTGCGCCGCGCGTCGGGCTGGCCTGGGGGCTCGACGGGCGCAACGGCGGACAGACCAGAACCGTGCTGCGCTTCGGGGCAGGAGTGTTCTACAACCGGATTGACGAATCGCTGACGCTGCAGGCCCGGCGCTTCGACGGCCAGACCCAGCAGCAGTTCATCGTTGCCGATCCGGCACTGCTCGACCTGTTTCCGGCCATTCCGCCGGCGGAGTTGCTGGCACCCTTCCGGCGCGCCCAGAACATCCGGCGGCTGAACAACGCCATTCAGGCGCCCTATTCCATCCAGTCCAACATCGGCATCGAGCGGCAGTTGCCCAAGGGCGTCGTGGCCTCGGTCAACTACATTTTCAACCGTACGCTGCACGCCCTGCGGACGCGCAACGTCAACGCGCCGCTGCCGGGGACGTTCAACCCGCGCCAGCCAGGGAGCGGCGTGTTTCCGCTGGGGCCGATTGGCAATGTGTTTGAGACGGAATCCACAGGCAAGCTCATCCAGCACCAGCTTGTCATCGGCGTCCGGACGGGCTTCAACAGCCGCTTCTCGCTGGGCGCTTTCTACCGGCTCTCGAAGGCGGAAAGCGACACGGACGGGGCCTTTATCCAGCCGGCTGACCCCTACGACCTGCGCGCCGAGTTCGGGCGCTCCTCGCTCGACATCCGGCACAACCTGTTTATGTTCTCCAACTTCAACCTGCCGTTCGGCATCACGCTGTCGCCGTTTGTCATTGCCCGCAGCGGTGCACCGTTCAACATCACCGTCGGGCGCGATCTCAACGGCGATACGGTCTTCAACGACCGGCCGGCCTTTGCCACCGACCTGACCCGTCCCAGCGTGGTCACAACCCGGTTCGGCACTTTTGACACCGAGCCGTTGCCGGGGCAGCGCCTCATTCCGCGCAACTTTGCCCAGGGGCCCGGCTTTTTCATCATCAACCTGCGGCTGGCCAAAACCTTCGGGTTCGGCCCCAAGCGTGAGGGCGGCCCGGATGCCAGCGCTGCCGGCGGCAGTCGGGGTGGCGGCCGGCGCGGCGGTGGGGGCGGCGGCTTTGGCGGTTTTGGTGGTTTCGGTGGTTTTGGGGGCTTCGGCGGCGGCAGTGGCTCTGACCGGCGTTTCAGCCTGACCTTCAGCGTCCAGGTGCAGAACCTGCTCAACCGTGTCAATCCGGGGCCGCCGGTGGGCAACCTGGCGTCGCCTTTCTTCGGGCAGTCCACGAACACGGCCGGCTTCTTTGGCGGCCGGTTCGGTGGGGGCGAACCGGTGGACGCCGGCAACCGGCGCGTCATCCTGAGCCTGCGGTTTAACTTCTAG
- a CDS encoding DUF5666 domain-containing protein has protein sequence MYIRAFIISCCLAGSPELLQHTIWGQETPAPAPASVTVIGTVTDLDIETSTITVKSDTGEVVVFPYDDKSQFKRLPLGKTAMADAVPITLAEIELGDRVTAKKRLTPTGSVAPITLMIVMSKGDIAKKQEIERAAWRERGTFGKVTAVDPAKRTITVSQRTREGLKELTIVTNDKTTFRRYAPDSVKFSDAQPSRLEAIRVGDQVRALGKRNADGTSYEAEQVVFGTFKTLSVTVVSVNAESKEIIAKDDSGATLTLRITPDSSLKQVPEQGGFFGPPGGQRPGGPPDAPPTGEGPRPGGVGGPGGRRFMAGGFDPAALIEFLPPLQLSELKPETKLLVLTTEGATPNRVTAITVVKGLDTLFARFARQAGGAAGVGGGGFGGLELGIGLP, from the coding sequence ATGTATATCCGAGCCTTCATCATTTCCTGCTGTCTGGCAGGCAGTCCGGAGCTGCTCCAGCACACGATCTGGGGACAGGAAACCCCGGCGCCGGCCCCGGCCAGCGTCACCGTCATTGGCACGGTGACGGACCTCGACATTGAAACCTCAACCATCACGGTCAAAAGCGACACTGGCGAAGTCGTTGTTTTTCCCTACGACGACAAATCACAGTTCAAACGGCTGCCGCTGGGCAAAACCGCCATGGCGGACGCCGTTCCCATCACCCTGGCGGAGATTGAGCTGGGCGACCGCGTCACAGCCAAAAAGCGCCTGACGCCAACGGGCAGTGTGGCACCAATCACGCTCATGATTGTCATGAGCAAGGGCGACATCGCCAAAAAGCAGGAAATCGAGCGGGCGGCGTGGCGCGAGCGGGGGACATTCGGCAAGGTCACGGCCGTTGACCCTGCAAAACGCACCATCACCGTCAGTCAGCGTACCCGCGAAGGTCTCAAAGAGCTGACCATTGTGACGAACGACAAAACGACCTTTCGCCGCTATGCGCCGGACTCCGTGAAGTTCAGCGATGCGCAACCGAGTCGGCTTGAAGCCATCCGCGTCGGCGACCAGGTGCGGGCGCTCGGCAAGCGCAACGCGGACGGCACGAGCTATGAAGCCGAACAGGTTGTTTTCGGGACGTTCAAAACGCTCTCTGTGACGGTTGTGAGCGTGAATGCCGAAAGCAAGGAAATTATCGCCAAGGATGACAGCGGCGCGACGCTGACCCTGCGCATCACGCCGGATTCCAGCCTCAAACAGGTGCCCGAACAGGGCGGGTTCTTCGGGCCTCCTGGTGGCCAGCGCCCGGGAGGCCCGCCGGACGCGCCGCCAACTGGTGAAGGGCCGCGCCCCGGCGGCGTGGGCGGCCCGGGAGGCAGGCGTTTCATGGCCGGTGGATTCGACCCGGCGGCGCTCATCGAGTTCCTGCCCCCACTGCAACTGAGCGAACTCAAGCCGGAGACCAAACTGCTGGTCCTGACCACCGAAGGCGCTACGCCCAACCGCGTGACGGCAATTACCGTCGTCAAGGGACTCGACACCCTCTTTGCCCGGTTTGCCCGGCAGGCTGGCGGCGCTGCTGGCGTCGGGGGTGGTGGCTTTGGCGGACTGGAACTCGGCATCGGACTGCCCTGA
- a CDS encoding ferredoxin reductase domain-containing protein: protein MTTATHSSVTETAVKRAIPMNVFRQSAPLRAVCLENRELVGPGGIGTVRHLVFDTSAGPYPFLEGQSAGILPPGRDANGKPHKLRLYSIASTRHGDTGDGKTLSLCVRRLEYPHPETGETVYGVCSTYLCGLKVGEEVSMTGPTGKAMLLPDDPTATIIMLATGTGIAPFRAHLWRMFRENNPDYEFRGSAWLIFGIPTTPNILYREELEDFQRHANFRLTYAISREQKNAKGGRMYIQDRVAEHVGELWELLQRDNTHVFICGLRGMEDGIDAAFEAYTAGLGIRWAEYREHLEKSHRWHVETY from the coding sequence ATGACCACAGCAACACACAGTTCCGTGACCGAAACGGCCGTCAAACGCGCCATTCCCATGAATGTCTTTCGGCAGAGCGCGCCGCTGCGCGCCGTCTGCCTGGAAAACCGCGAACTGGTCGGCCCCGGCGGGATTGGGACGGTTCGCCACCTCGTGTTTGACACCTCAGCCGGTCCCTACCCGTTTCTCGAAGGCCAGAGCGCCGGTATCCTCCCACCGGGCCGCGACGCCAACGGCAAGCCCCATAAACTGCGGCTCTATTCCATTGCCTCAACGCGCCACGGCGACACCGGCGACGGCAAAACGCTTTCCCTGTGCGTGCGGCGGCTGGAGTATCCGCACCCGGAGACGGGCGAAACCGTCTATGGCGTGTGTTCCACGTATCTGTGCGGCCTCAAGGTCGGTGAAGAAGTCAGCATGACGGGCCCGACCGGCAAGGCCATGCTGCTGCCGGACGATCCGACAGCAACCATCATCATGCTGGCGACGGGCACCGGCATTGCCCCGTTTCGGGCGCACCTGTGGCGGATGTTCCGGGAAAACAACCCGGACTACGAGTTTCGCGGTTCGGCCTGGCTGATTTTCGGCATTCCCACCACGCCCAACATTCTCTACCGGGAAGAACTGGAAGACTTTCAGCGGCACGCCAACTTCCGCCTCACCTACGCCATCAGCCGCGAGCAGAAAAATGCCAAGGGCGGGCGGATGTACATCCAGGACCGCGTTGCCGAACACGTGGGCGAGTTGTGGGAGCTGCTCCAGCGCGACAACACGCACGTGTTCATCTGTGGCCTGCGCGGCATGGAAGACGGCATTGATGCGGCGTTCGAGGCGTATACGGCGGGGCTGGGCATCCGGTGGGCGGAGTACCGCGAACACCTCGAAAAGAGCCACCGCTGGCACGTTGAAACCTATTGA
- a CDS encoding CTP synthase produces the protein MTKFIFVTGGVVSSLGKGIAAASIGCLLEARGLRVTQQKFDPYINVDPGTMSPFQHGEVFVTDDGAETDMDLGHYERFTRATMTRANNFTTGRIYLSVIEKERRGDYLGQTVQVIPHITTEIKDAIRSVAHGVDVVIVEIGGTVGDIESLPFLEAIRQMRYEVGRSNVMFIHVTLVPFIQAAGELKSKPTQHSVKDLLSIGIQPDVLICRTDREIPRGIKEKIALFCNVAEEAVITAEDVSTVYEVPLKFAEQRLDELILQRLGLTAGEADLRAWRRMVDIIRHPDDAVTVGIVGKYVGSRESYKSLTEALLHGGIANRLRVDIRWIEAEDLTVDERWESRLHDVDAILVPGGFGKRGIDGMLRAIGYARRHRLPFFGICLGMQCACIELARTTAELADADSTEFDPDTRHPVFFLLRDLIGVEDMGGTMRLGAYPCHLEPGSQVAAIYQTTEISERHRHRYEFNTEYEPHLARLGLRVVGRSPDGRFVEMVERNDHPWFIGCQFHPEYKSRPHMPHPLFVSFVAAARRYRVEHEVRQQTTTGRHPVALLTASSERAGIAGQAASGG, from the coding sequence ATGACGAAGTTCATTTTTGTGACGGGCGGTGTGGTCTCGTCGCTGGGCAAGGGCATTGCGGCCGCCTCCATCGGCTGTCTGCTGGAAGCCCGTGGGCTGCGGGTGACGCAGCAGAAGTTTGACCCCTATATCAACGTGGACCCGGGCACGATGTCGCCGTTTCAGCACGGCGAGGTGTTCGTGACGGATGACGGCGCCGAAACCGACATGGATTTGGGTCACTACGAACGCTTCACCCGTGCCACCATGACCCGCGCCAACAACTTCACGACCGGCCGGATTTACCTTTCGGTCATCGAGAAGGAACGGCGCGGAGACTATCTGGGGCAGACCGTGCAGGTCATTCCCCACATCACCACGGAAATCAAGGATGCCATCCGGTCAGTAGCCCACGGCGTGGATGTCGTCATCGTCGAAATCGGCGGCACGGTCGGCGACATCGAATCGCTGCCCTTTCTGGAAGCCATCCGGCAGATGCGCTACGAAGTCGGGCGCTCGAATGTGATGTTCATTCACGTGACGCTCGTGCCCTTCATCCAGGCGGCCGGGGAACTCAAAAGCAAGCCCACGCAACACTCGGTCAAGGACCTGCTGAGCATCGGGATTCAGCCCGATGTGCTCATCTGCCGCACCGACCGCGAAATTCCGCGTGGCATCAAGGAAAAAATCGCGCTGTTTTGCAACGTCGCCGAAGAAGCCGTCATTACGGCCGAGGATGTCTCGACAGTCTATGAAGTGCCGCTCAAGTTTGCCGAACAGCGCCTTGATGAGCTTATTCTGCAACGGTTGGGACTGACCGCCGGCGAAGCCGACCTGCGCGCCTGGCGGCGCATGGTGGACATCATCCGCCACCCGGACGACGCCGTGACTGTCGGCATCGTTGGCAAGTATGTCGGCTCGCGCGAATCCTACAAAAGCCTTACCGAGGCGCTGCTGCACGGCGGCATTGCCAATCGCCTGCGAGTGGACATCCGCTGGATCGAGGCCGAAGACCTTACTGTGGACGAACGCTGGGAAAGCCGCCTGCACGACGTGGATGCGATTCTCGTTCCCGGCGGCTTCGGCAAGCGGGGCATTGACGGCATGCTGCGCGCCATCGGCTATGCCCGACGGCACAGGCTGCCGTTCTTTGGCATCTGCTTAGGGATGCAGTGCGCCTGCATCGAGCTGGCGCGCACCACGGCTGAACTTGCCGACGCCGACAGCACCGAGTTTGACCCGGACACGCGCCACCCCGTCTTTTTCCTGCTGCGCGACCTCATCGGCGTCGAGGACATGGGCGGGACGATGCGCCTGGGCGCATACCCGTGCCATCTGGAACCGGGCAGCCAGGTGGCGGCCATCTACCAGACGACCGAGATTTCAGAGCGCCACCGTCACCGGTATGAGTTCAACACCGAGTACGAGCCGCATCTGGCGCGGTTGGGTCTGCGCGTTGTCGGACGGTCGCCTGACGGGCGTTTCGTGGAAATGGTCGAACGCAACGATCATCCGTGGTTCATTGGCTGCCAGTTTCACCCGGAATACAAATCGCGCCCCCACATGCCGCATCCGCTGTTTGTCTCGTTTGTTGCGGCCGCACGGCGCTACCGGGTCGAACATGAAGTCCGGCAGCAGACGACGACCGGCAGGCACCCGGTTGCGCTGCTCACAGCCAGCAGCGAACGCGCCGGCATCGCCGGGCAGGCCGCCAGCGGCGGGTGA